The following DNA comes from Alnus glutinosa chromosome 6, dhAlnGlut1.1, whole genome shotgun sequence.
ttgagtaatgattcatcaCGACCCATAGATATTACTTTTTATCACCTTCCTTATGTGGCAaggttccccccccccccccccccaaactaccttttgagttttaaaaataaaataagatgaaggatcaccttgccacatagataaggtggtgaaaagtggTATCTATAGGTggtggtgaatcattactcatcaaaattacacttaaaaaaaaaaaacaaacataataGGAATATATTGTATGATTCGCACATGGCAACACTGAATTCCAAAATCTTTGACTTTGATGATTTGCACAAAATTCTGATAGTGTTATTTAgggtattacaatttttacgACAAATTCATTATAAACTGATGTGGTAGTCCATGTGGTACTTATCATATTAATCACTAATTAAATTTCAGACGAACTGATGAAGTAGTCCATAATtggtaaaataaataagagattGAGGTTGACAAGTCAAccgctaatttttttaaatagtaagtcatgtttttttgtttaatcatttaacCACGGCCACATAACTTGTAAAAAACAATTAGTAATAAAAGATGTAATACTCCTAATAGCacttaataattaaatttacacatcaaattttgttgcttgATTTTTTTACCATTAAGATATAACCTCGTaagtttataagaaaattgtaataaaagttgtagtaaGCGTTTTCTATTTTGATAACTAGCCCATTAAGGAAAATAAGGGTACATTTGGTTTTTCGGTTTCAAAAcatgcgttttaaaaaatagcGTTTTCAAaatatgcgtttttaaaaacacgtacACTTCCTTACCTACAATTACAAACGtaaatttttctatgtttttaagCACCATTTTCTAAAAATGTACTCTCAAACGAAAcattttctacaatttaatCACTTACTTTAACATTGGCCCTCACTTGTAAGCTCAAAGtcattttttaataggtaatgcccaacacgtgaaatatttaattgaaatggagggTGAATTGACGGagacaaaattcaaattcaagatTTAGttttgatatcatattaaattactacttattcaaaaaatttaagttaataaaaatgaaaaaatttaattatttaattaattatgttaatTAAAAATGTACTTTTAACTTTACAAAATCGCAAGCTAAAGGCCATgctatttttatttggtcatttGCACGTGTAGCACGCTTCATAATGGATTAGGCCAGTCAAGTTTAACACAAGGTGCAGACGTCCTCCAATACCGTACCCTGCTCgaagttttgagaaaattttaatgGTATGGCTAATTGTgtgcatatatttatatattaagaAAGTTGGCACCGTCATAATTGACTTCATCACAACCTTGTGCTCGATCCAATTGGCCGGTGTATATTAAATTTGGTTACAGTACCGACACCACACGCTATTGTCTGTAGGTTTGAAAAAAATCAGCCCATTTTTGAAGATGGGAAAGGCTTTATCCCTCTACACAATCGTTTACGCGgcacaattttttcttttcggtTAGGggtaaaatattaataataataataataataataaaagtttgTTTTActtgggctttttttttctcattttacccTTATATACGACGGTTTATTCTACACAATTATTTTCATGCCaggaataaaataagaaaaaaagcatgtcccatcttaaaaaaataaaaaatgactgaGGATTTGGTGCGTAAGTAATTGTGTTATGAAATATTTGTGCGTTGTATAGTAAAAGATGAttgatgtgaaataaaatttgagaatattttataaaaaagtgcagaaatttttttttataataaatttttttatttaaataataataaaatattattgatgtgatataaaaagtataaaaggTTGAAatgtttattatttgattttttttttttcttctttttacaagaaatgaaaagaaaaggagggaGAGTTGGAGTAGCTTGTCAAACAAGCTCTGAATTTTTTCAACCCTTCTAACAAAAGCCTGTCCTGTGGGTGCGCACATGGGGAAATGGAGGGAAGGGGGAAGGGGAAGGGCGATAACAAACAGTGCCTATAAATGCTTGTGGATTACTGTCAATAATCCTCAACTCTTTTCTGTGAATCTTGAGGTTACTTGCGCCGCTTGAGAAAAACTTGCTCTTTTTTGCCGGAGTGAGCTTCCTAAATCCCAGTGTAGAAAGGCTGAAATGGAGGTGGAAATTATTTCCAAAGAATACATCAAACCCTCTTCTCCAACGCCCCCTAACCTGAAAACCCACAAGCTCTCCTTCTTGGACCAGTTCATTCCTACCCTCTATGTTCCCATAATCCTCTTCTTTCCCATGAATCAAAGCACGGAACATTCTGTTGCTGATATCGTCTCTCAAAGATCACGACTATTAAAGCAATCCCTATCAGAAACCTTAACTCGCTTTTACCCATTTGCTGGAAAAGTCAAAGACACCCTGTCCATCGATTGTAATGACGAGGGGGTTTACTATGTAGAGGCCCGGGTAAACTGTCATCTTCTTGAATGCCTCAACCAACCCAACACTGCTTTATTCTACCAATTTCTTTGCGGAGAGGCCCTTAGGAAAGAGCTAACCGCGGGAGATCATGTTGCTATGATACAAGCGAGCACCTTTGCATGCGGCGGTATTGCCATTGGTGTCCTTGTTTCCCACATGATCGCTGATGGAACTGGCATGAGTGTCTTTCTCAAAGGTTGGGCTACCACGGCTCACAAGGCCCGTGAAGCTGTACTATTGTGTCCTAATTTTGACGCCCCATCAGTTTTCATTCAAAACGATGCACCCTCTAGAGAAGTGTCTTACACTCTCGACGCTTTGTTCAATCCCTTCCTCAAATCAGGCAGGTTCATTTCAAGGAGAGTTGTGTTTGATGCCTCGGCCATTGCGTCACTCAAGGCCAAAGCAACAAGCCCAAGCGTACAAAACCCAACAAGAGTTGAGGTTGTCTCGGCCCTGCTTTGGAAATGCGTGATGGCTGCTTTCAAGGCCACTTCTGGTATCCATATGCCAACTTTTATCATCCATCCGGTGAACTTCCGTCGAAGAGCAATTCCACCATTCTCAGAATCTTCCATGGGAAATTTAATTTGGCCAGCACTCGCATCGTGCACGGTCGAGGAGATAAAGTTGCCGGACACGGTTTGTAAGCTGAGAGAAGCAATAACAAAAATCGATGGTGATTTTGTGAAGAGCCTACAAGGTGATGGGGGGTTTGCCAAGCACTTTGAGCTTGCGAAGGAAATGGTTGAGGCATGCGCAAGTGAGGCAAGTTCTAGTGGAATGAATTACATTGCGTTTACGAGTTGGTGTAACTTTGGTCTCTATGACATTGATTTTGGGTGGGGAAAGCCGATATGGATAAGTTCGGCTGGTTCGAGCGGCAATACGGAGGCCGTGCTCCCAAATCTGGTTCTGCTAATGGACACAAGATCCCGTGATGGAATAGAAGCGTGGGTGATATTAGATAAAGAAGATATGATTGTATTAGGACAAGACAAAGAACTCCTTGCTTTCGCTTCCTTTGATACTAGTCCCATAAACTAGAAAATATATAGCGATGTGGGCTTGATCATGCATGTTGATCAACAAATCTGTTCGAGTTTAGAACAATATTATCTAAAtgtttaattttcctttttcctatATGTAGTATTGTAATGCCcctatatatgatatataagcACTAGCAAAGTGACTCCGGCGTATTGCTTAGGAAAAAATGTAATATCAGGTCGGTCAATGTGGTTTTAAAATGTTATGAGAGTTCCTTCTGCtatacaaaaataacaaattaatctCCAtaatcaaattctgtcaaaaaacTTGATGGTGATGGAGAAGAGGGTTTGATGTATTCTTTGGAAATAGTTTCCACCTCCATTTCAGCCTTTCTACACGGAGATTCAGGAAGCTCACTCCGGCATAAAAGAGCAAGTAACCTCAAGATTCACATAAAAGAGTTTGAGGATTATTCAGTGATCCACAAGCATATATAACCTCCAAAATCATATGTTGGTGGTCATATATTGTCTAACAGAAATTACTCCAATTGTAATTGCGATGTAAAACACCATCAAACCCATCTGGACTGATAGCAAGGGAAATTTAAAATAATCTACTgtcaaagattttttatttatttatttattttttaaatagaacCATTTATTTGtacttcattttcattttactctttaagtttaaattcatctctctcttttttcttttttctttttttttttttttttaatttataggaaaaaaaatatgcaaaaccagtattttttttttacgagaaATTGTATCTTTCCATTAAAGCTGTTCAGCACATACAATATCCAATACAACTAAGGGACAAACATCAACCCACACATGTTGACTATACTGGGAGACAGCTAGCTTAGCCAAACAATGAACAGCCTTATTCCCATCGCGTCCCACATAAGTAATCCTCCAGCATGGAAATAAACCTAACAACAACCGAGTCTCCATTGCTATATTCTCGTAAAAGCCGCAGAATTCCTCTGAGCTCCCCAAAACCAGAACAACTTCCCTAGAATCACCCTCAAGCTCAATCGAGGAGAAACCCATTTCTCTAGCAAATTCAATAGCCCTCCTAGCACCAATTGCTTCGGCCACAGAAGGATTCTGGATATAAGGTGACACCGTGCACATCGCCGCCTTCACTAGGCCCATAGAATTCCTAGCTATAATACCCACCCCCATGATTTTCTTCTTGACGTCCAACGCTGCATCCCAATTAATCTCGATGGTGCCTGCAACTGGTTTACTACACCGAGATAAAACAAGAGAGCTCCGATTCACCGGTACTGCAGCTTCCACAAGAGATCTTCGATAATCACCCAACAAATCTTTGGCACATTTCAACAAACAAGAGGGAGATTGAACTGGACCCCCGAACACCACCTTATTTCTCCTCAGCCATATCTTATGGGATAGGATCGCAAATAGTTCCAACTCCCCCATATCCAACCTTTCACAGAGATAACAAAATATACTAAAAAAGTCCTCCTTCACCACCAAGCTTTTATTGATAGGACCCCTACAATTGCTCCAAACGGCTTGAGCAAAAACACACCACCACAACGCATGACTAGTAGTCCCAGCTTCAATTCCGCACATGGGGCAATTAGGTAAAGTGATGTGCAAATTTGtttaactcgcaagcgcacgaatcgtatgTAGCAATAGTgcgtgcaagtgcgagatcgaatccgcagggaagtgtgtgtgaagaaaagaaaatcactttctatttaaataaatcttgttttaacctagacccaaagattttggaatttctgttaacaaaataataaacaaaaaaaactaaacaagaacaatttgtaaagaaagacactaaggtatcggaattcaccaaaccaaatcaaacaccctactcttgcattttattcataaattcaattcaatgggctcaatattcaaattcaaaacatgaaaacatttgaagaaatcaattcaaacaaatcacaacgattatccctttttaattgaaatcatctattgtatccggaaatcacaatagatatcccaatctcaaagaaatcaatcgatgtatccatcgattgaattacagcaaacattaaataaagatcatcaatctaaaaaaataaattgacatggaatttgaatatatatatatatatatatatatatatatatatatatatatatataagaacaatgaatctatgaatatcatgacaagagtataggtgttatcattgatgaggtttcatcatcaaccttagttgaggattttagcctctcatgattaaaaacaccaacaactcgtgaaatgaaatcatgaaataataaaagcgaagaagaacaaaagttttttttttaaaaaaaaaaggtaaaaataaaacaataaattaaaacaatgggaaagaaaggaagaacggAAACGAAGtaacaataaacaaaagataagtgatgagaaagaaagaagaacaattgaaaattaaataacaatgtcaaagaaagaaagaacaaaaattaaataaaaagtacgcaataaataaaaatgaaaagaaagaagaacaactgcaaattaaataacttaaaattaaagCGATTAATTAAAtagcaaataaaataaagaagaaccACTGAAATTTgaataacttaaaattaaaagaaatagtaacaacttacaaaagaaaagaaaagagctaggacaagtgctctgaagagaaaaaagtgatgctctaagtggtacctagcatggggtatttatagtagaaaattaggttaaacctaatttttacaaaatgacacttttacccctctaaaccctaataaaagaaaagaatgctagggttttgAGCCTTTTGCCAAGGAACGTGATACTTTCTCAATCTCTCAATCTTTGCCGCAGGTCACGTGTTGCCAGCTGCTGTTTTACTTGGAGAAAATCATTGATTTGCGCCGCACGTCAATTCAGTTTTCCAAGTTTGCTCTGTTCAGTTCTCCTAGCACCGCACGATCACGTCAATGGAAAGAATGAGCTGCTCAGGTCTGGAATTCACGCGTGAGGAGCTCTCGGTGCTGTCTTCTTTTGGCAAGATAATCATGTCTGCAAATGGCAAGAAGCAAGGAAAGAATCGGTGCTTCAATTATTTGGTCCCAAGGAATATTCGATGCTGCTTCTATTGGTGTCCTCCATGTCCACGTGTTTTGGTTCTGCTGGGTTCATATGGAAAGAATTGTCTTGGTTTGGTGCTGCTGAGGTGTGCTGCCTTAACCAGTCAACAATTAATGCTCCATCTCTTGCTATTTTTGTTGTTGCCGAAACTGGGAGAGAATCGTGCATGGGCAGGATTTTCCACACGTCCTAGTGCTGCCAGGTAGCTGCTcctgctaaggaaagaaaagtgcGTGTGATCTCCAGTTGCGCGCCAGGATTTGTGCTGCTGTCCAGCTTTCAACGTGCATGTGGTGTTTCTTCTTGCACTGCCAATTATATGGAAAGAGAAGGGAACTCGGTGCTGCCTAATGCCTATTCCTCCAGAGCAACGTGGCTATATCTCAGGTCCTATTGCAATTTCACAAAATTGAGATTATTTTCTCTCCATTACctgaaaaacactaaaataccaaaactaataaaaaaaacattagaaaataacaaaactaatgatttaactaatgtaaattaaggggtccaaatatacaatatttgataCTCATCATAAAGAGACTACCTTCCTCTTATATAAATTGCTTTTAGTAGGGAGAACTTCATTACAAACTCGCCATAAAAATATAGTAACTAACCGTGGGATCTTAAGCTTCCATAGGCATTGCCAAAAAGGGCTAAAGAAAAAGACAGCATTAGAGCACCCCTCATGCCAAGATCTGCGTTCCATCTCCAAGCTAAGTGATACACACCACGAACCGCAAAAGTACCCAGTTTGGTCCTTGCCCATATAAGCTTGTCCTCTTGTGTCCTGTGGCTAATAGCAAATTACAAATCCTCTCAACAGTCTCCTGCGGAAAAATTTGCTCAATAAGAGGTATATTCCACCAATTTATATTTACATTGATAATTTCTGCAACCTTGGCTTCTCTAGATAGAACTCAAACAGGATCCTGAATTTTGTGAGAAAAAGTTGAAGGGAGCCacctatcttcccatatcttaATCTTCTCCCCATTCCCCACCCTCCACATAATTCCTTCCTCCATCAAAGATCTAGCATTACATTTTCTTCTCCACGCAAAAGAAGGCCTCTTGCCAATATTTGATCCTATGAAATTAGCTCCTGAGTAATACTTATCTCGCATAACACGAGCTACCAGAGAGTCATGATACTTGAGTAATCGCCAACATTGTTAGCCAGCATCGCCACATTAAAACAATCAAGTTCTCTGTATCCCAATCCCTCAATATCCTTTTTCCGACCCATATGCTTTGATGATGCCCAAGAAATcttgttaaaattttctttaaaaccccaccaaaatttACTCTTCATGGAGTTGATCTCATTGATCAATGTTTTAGGAAGCCGAAAAACATTCATAGTATAATTTGGGATTGCTTGAATAACACTTTTTAATAGGATCTCCTTCCCTGCATGAGTAAGAAGCTTCTCCTTCCAATCATTAAGCTTGGACCAAATTCTTCCCTTAATAGAAATTGAAAGAGGAGATCCTCAAACGTCCAATTAAGGCCGGAAGGGACAATATGCCCATAAGGCCGACCATTGATCAAAATAGAATAGGTTACCATTCGAATGCACAGCATCAACAAATTAATCCATCTAGTAGCAAAGCCTAACTTTCGAAGCATAGCCTCCAAAAACTTCTACTCCAATCTATCATATACTTTACTCATATCAAGCTTTAACGCCATATAACCTTCTTTCCCCGAAAATCTAGTAGCCATAGAATTGAGAGTCTCAAAAGCTACCAAAACATTATCAGTAATTAATCTACCCGGAACAAAAGCACTTTGCTCCGGAGAGataatatagggaaaaataattttcaatcgGTTAGCTAAGACTTTAGATATGAGCTTGTACAAAATATTACAAAGGCTAATAGGCCTAAAATCAGTAAGATTTAAAGGGGAAGTCACCTTAGGAATAAGGACAATTTTGGTAAAATTCATCCTCGCATCAAATTGACCACCATTAAGATAATCCAGCACTGCCCTACAAACATCCCTTCCCACCGTGTCCCAATTCTTTGATAGAAAGCTGCAGAAAAGTCGTCCGAACAAGGAAATTGGAGAGGATGcatttgaaaaagtgatgtCCGCACTTCCTCCTCTGAAAACTTACATAGAAGTCTGTTGTTCATCTCCTCAGTAACCCATGCAGTCACCTTACTAATACATTCCTCCACTTGAGAAGAGCCTTGAGAAGAAAATATACTGCtataataatccaaaaaaacCCTGCTGATATCCCTTTTCTTCCTCCATGCCTGCCCCTGTTCATCACAAATACTCCAAATATTGTTAATTTTCCTCCTGTGTTGCATCCAAGAGTGAAAAAATATTGTATTTCGATCTCCATAAAGTAGCCAATGTTGTTTAGCTCTTTGTTTCCAATGCAAATCTTCCTTTTCAAGAAGCTCTTCAATTTCAAGTTGAAGTTGCTTAATTTGTGCTGCCACAGCTGGAGAATTAACATGTTGTAGGGACAGTAATCTTGCTGATTTTTCCTTTACTAATTCCTCCAATTTACCATATTTACAATTGCTCCATCCCACTAAAGCTCTTTGACAAGCAAACAAACGGGCCTGGACACCTGGAATGGAACCTCTCTCTGAAAAATCAGCACCCCAAGAAGAATTTATAACATTTGTACACTCTGCATCATTCTCCCACCAAGCTTCATATTTAAAATCCCTTCTATATGAAGACCCCTCATTATTTATCCCAAGGAACGACACCACTAAAGGATTATGATCTGAAGCTCTAGCTGGCAAAACCAATAATGACACTTTAGGAAAAATAGCACACCATTCTGGATTAGCTACAGTCCAATCAAGTCTTTCTTTAGTAAAAGTATGATCCATCCTCTGATTACACCAAGTAAAACGTGGGCCAATAAAACCCAAATCTCCTAAGTGACAAAATTGAAGAGCTTCACGAAAGGATACCATCTGGGAGTCCCTTCTAATTAAAGAACCCTCCTTCTTAGCCTGATCcacaatttcattaaaatctcTAACACAAATCCAAGGGACTGGTTGTAAAAAACTCAGATGACGAAGAACAGCCCAAGATTCTACCCTTTTGTTGTAGTCGGGATGACCATAAAAGCCAGTTAATTTCCAAAAATCTTGTCCCTCCTAATTTTTAACTACCACATGAATATGTCTTCTAAAGTAATTATAAATTTCTAACTTATCTTCTTCCTTCCAAAAAAAGAGCAATACCCCCACTCCTCCTAACATAATCTACCACAAACATATTATCAAAATGTAATTTAATTCTAATACATTCCATGTACTGTTTCGATCTCAAAGTCTCcattagaaaaaacaaaattaggccttctttctttcaccataTGGTGAAGATCACGAACTGtccgggggttcccaagcccccggtAATTCCAACTTAGGAGAATCATTGTGATTGAAGGTGGCTGGTTAATTGGATCCTCCACCTCCATTCTTCCCCTTTTTGCTTGCATTTCAGAACTCACCAATTCAGTAGCAGCCACCTCATCATACCCTTTTTTCCCCACCTGGACTGGATTTTGGCTTTAGCTTTCATTTCTAGCCCTATGTGTCCACTTACGTGGAGCCACACTAGATTTACTAGAATCCAACTCAGCTTCCTTTTCTTCTGGTGAGAAATTCTTAATACATCTACCTTTTTGCATAGGTATAGACCCATGTGGCAAAGCTTCTTCTTCTAAAGACTTGACTTCTGGGACATACTGCTAACTTCTTTCATCCTGCTCCACCACGTGCCCCCTACTTTATCTCCCTTAATGTTATCACCTGCTAATCCCACAAAATCTGCTATACCTATTTTTAAAGATACCATTAATTGTATGGGAGCATTTCCCTGGAAAATTTGATGGTCATGTCCAATCTCCACACTGGATTTACTCCAGATAACCCGGTCTTCATTAGAGTTCCCCATAATGGATGTTCTGCCTTCCCTGGAAAAATCCTGATTTTGCGAATGCAAACCGTCTTCTCTGTCAACACTGTTCCGGACTTCCACCAACTTACCACCACCGAAAGCTGCCCCATCCTGATTAGAGGATCCCCTTCTTGGCTGGAGTCCATTCCTCCACCCACCCCTTGTGAATAACTTCCTGATGGAAATCGACTATCTACAGCACGAAGCCACACACCCCATTGCATCGGAGACCCCACTTCATTTTGCCTATCGCCCAAACTTCCACTGCATGACATTTTATCATGAAAAATCCTTCCGCAGGTAAAACAAAAATGGGGCAACTTCTCATACCTAAACGACACCCAAACCTGCTTCCCACTAAACTTTAAAGCATGACCACGCTCCAATGGTTTTGTTAAATCCACTTGAACTCGTATCCTCAAACCTCGACCCCAACCCACTCCTTCCCCTAAAACATCCACATCTTCAACATCTCCTATAGTAGCTCCTATTTTAAGCCCCACTTCTCGATTCATACAAACAAGAGGCAAGTCATGGACTTGAATCCAAAAGGgagatttaaaaaaatccaTCTGAAGAGGAGGAATATTTTCATCCACCTccttcaaaacaaacacactTCTATCAAATAGCCAAGGACGACCTTCTTGTACTCTTTTTTTATCAGACACAGTAGAGAATTCTATTAACCAAATGTTGTCATATAACTCCTCAAAAGCTATCTCACCTGCCGTACGTCCTCCATAGACGAGTCATAAGTGCATATAATGCTTCTTTCCGGATCTTCCTGTCAGACATAACACGCCCtataagagcattcacattggATCATGTAAATGCCCCTCTAAATCTATAATAGATAACAAACTCACAAAAACATCCCTTCATTGGATTATCTAtcctaaatctaaaatagagttttggtagatttgtgaatagtgcaactctacatgtgaagttgcactattcaccaatctatccattattttattgttttctacatacaaaaagtgaaaaaagtaaaatgacaaaaagtagaaaagagataaaaataaaataaaataagagtaaaaaaagagtatagagttaagaatagataatcggatggagCGTGCCTTCtaaaacccattagctaaactagataaagtgagttttgattagctattttagattgaaatatacACGATCCAATGTGAGTGCTCTAAGACAACAGCCACTTTTCGATCTTAATTCAACCGTATCTCCTTTGTAATTAatatgtaagatattatctccatatatgacCTATATGTCACTTAAagaagtatttattaatatttaataaataaatagtatatacggtattacggttaggtaatttaattaattaaattaccgtaatggaatatAGAAtcgtttattatattttaataaacaaatatacaatattatggttaatttagattaccgtaaatatggaatcggttaattgatttaaaaaaaatcaattaacaatattgtttccttgatagAAGGAAATagatacggtatttaccatttttagggtccctaacctagcctataaatagagtgtctgtgtacaccatcagtacagccatcaagcaataggcataggttagaagacacctcataattttgttcttagaaGTTCTGGAGGAGTGCTTGAACAACAATGGTcggaggtatgcctaaaactgTTCTATTTAGTTtttcgctgcgcatgttaggttaaagaaataattgttatttaattatttcttacaTAATATTCCAGTCTTCTCCCCCTCCGAAAGTTTCATACTGCCCTCCAAACTTTCTATTAACTCCTCAATTCCTGACCTGAACAGAGTATTGACAAGACCAATAGACTGACAATATCACGAAAGACTAACAACACTCCTCGTTGACAGAAGCCAACCAGGGACTACCACACTTACCTCCTAAGTTTCCTAGAGAAAACTCTAGAGAGAGGActcccgtttttttttttttttcccttcttacAAAACCAGTTTATTTGATTGCACCTATTTGCAGCTCCATAGAGTTTAAAGAATTGTTTAAAACTCTCGTAATTAGCGTAAATGACAAATAACTCGTTGTTTTGAACTTCTGTTTGAAATTTTAATGAAAACTGTCGAAGTGCATGCGACATGTAtttcttatattaaaaaatatataaaaagaaaagaaaaaattttgtgGAGGCCAAACAATTTGCTGTTGGTTGATAGAAAAGTTATCGAAGTCATTGCAAgtactgaagaaaaaaaaaaaaaaaaaaaagtctttctATTTCCTCTgggtgccaaaaaaaaaataaaaaaaattaggaggcgaaaaagtatttaaaaagacttgagtaagttttttttgttttttattttgtgtaaaATAGACTTGGGTAAAAAGAAAGTAAACTTAGGTAAGTcataatttattgtttattataAGTTGATTAGtacaatttcaaaaagattaaaatattCGCGGGGATgccaaacaaattaaacaatattaaGAAAGACTTGCCAAGTCAAAGAcaaaattggtagtttgaggaaaatattaataatttagtGATAGTTTGAAGATAATACgtgtatttttcccttcttAATAATATCTTTTGTCATCCTAAAGATATATGCACGTAATTGTTATTGGGTAGGAATTTGTAATCTTTTATGCATAAGCCTATTTAAGGCAACGTATTATGAATAAAAAGGCATGCAACATTGCGCTTTGATTTCACGAACCTGGCCTGTGAATCAACAATGATTTATATCaaaattgagtaatgattcattaccACCCATAGATACTACTTTTCACCACAttacttatgtggcaaggtggccCCCCACTaccttttgagttttaaaaataaaataaggtggaGGACTactttgccacatagacaaggtggtgaaaagtgaTATCTATAGGTagtggtgaatcattactcatcaaaattacacctaaaaaaaaaaatagaaatatatgGTA
Coding sequences within:
- the LOC133871298 gene encoding stemmadenine O-acetyltransferase-like, yielding MEVEIISKEYIKPSSPTPPNLKTHKLSFLDQFIPTLYVPIILFFPMNQSTEHSVADIVSQRSRLLKQSLSETLTRFYPFAGKVKDTLSIDCNDEGVYYVEARVNCHLLECLNQPNTALFYQFLCGEALRKELTAGDHVAMIQASTFACGGIAIGVLVSHMIADGTGMSVFLKGWATTAHKAREAVLLCPNFDAPSVFIQNDAPSREVSYTLDALFNPFLKSGRFISRRVVFDASAIASLKAKATSPSVQNPTRVEVVSALLWKCVMAAFKATSGIHMPTFIIHPVNFRRRAIPPFSESSMGNLIWPALASCTVEEIKLPDTVCKLREAITKIDGDFVKSLQGDGGFAKHFELAKEMVEACASEASSSGMNYIAFTSWCNFGLYDIDFGWGKPIWISSAGSSGNTEAVLPNLVLLMDTRSRDGIEAWVILDKEDMIVLGQDKELLAFASFDTSPIN
- the LOC133871709 gene encoding uncharacterized protein LOC133871709 — protein: MCGIEAGTTSHALWWCVFAQAVWSNCRGPINKSLVVKEDFFSIFCYLCERLDMGELELFAILSHKIWLRRNKVVFGGPVQSPSCLLKCAKDLLGDYRRSLVEAAVPVNRSSLVLSRCSKPVAGTIEINWDAALDVKKKIMGVGIIARNSMGLVKAAMCTVSPYIQNPSVAEAIGARRAIEFAREMGFSSIELEGDSREVVLVLGSSEEFCGFYENIAMETRLLLGLFPCWRITYVGRDGNKAVHCLAKLAVSQYSQHVWVDVCPLVVLDIVCAEQL